TTTAGATGTGGACGCAAACCTGCAGTCAAATAAGGAGAGAGGATTTCCATGTTCCTCTCATCTAATAGTCACTAAAAGGACGGTGGCATTGCACGTTTCTGACCAGCATGGGGCAGAGGGAGCACAAGGAGCTTTAACTCCCTTCCTAGTGAAACATTAGCCAACCATGGGGTGGGCAACCCACATGGAAACCTAAACATTGAATTTGAACCTTTTGATGGGGATCTCTTTAGCTGTTCTGCAGCACGTGGAATGCAACctccatctttatttcttttgtcttaatCCCCACTTAGTGCCACAAACAAAACAAGTACTCCCAAAATTTTAATGATTGACAAATTAATAACCTAGAATGAAAGTGTCATGAAagcagggactttgtcttgctCAGTGTCATAACCCTAGCACTTACAATAACTTCCAACACACcatagatagtaaatatttattgaacaaatatatCTCAGAGAAAAGATTTTTTGACTTCTGAGTTGGGGGAGCAATGAAgaagaataatagtaataataatagttatcccttattgaacacctactattaGTCCCTACTATAATGGATGCATTTCATAGTTTATTTCAGTTAATCCTCCAAGTTACCTTATTAGATAGAaactgttatctccattttataaatgagaaaaccaaggctcaaagAGGCTAAGTAACCAGACTACCATCTTATGGCTAGTGTGTGGTAGACCCCAAAATGAAGCCCGTTTGTCTGACTCCAAGCCTATGTCTTTCCATTAAATGTTGCTGTCACCACATCTAAGAGGAAACAATTCTCCTGTGACTGAAGAGCCTCTTTAGGGCCCCCTTCATGTCCTTGTTCTTTAGGCTATAGATAAAGGGGTTCAACATGGGAGTCACTATGGTGTACATTGCAGCTGCTGCAATGTCCTTCTCTTCAGAGGCAATGGAGGGAGGACACAGGTAGGCACTGAAGAGGGTCCCATAGAACACACAAACAACGCAGAGGTGGGAACTGCAGGTGGAAAAGGCCTTGCCCACCCCACTATGGGTTCGGACCCTCAGGATAGCAGGCACAATGTGGATGTAGGAGGTGACAATGCATAAAAAGGGGACGATGAGTACGGTGCCTCCCAAGACAAAAACCATCATCTCATTGATGTGGGTGTCAGAACATGACAGCTTCAGGACAGGAGTGATGCCACAGAAAAAGTGAGCAATTTCCCCAGTCACACAGAAGGACAACCGAGCCATGAGGAACGTGTGAGTCAGGGCAACGATACTGGTGAGGACCCAGCACAATGCAAGCATTAGGGCACAGACTTGGGGGCTCATGACTGTGGAGTAGCAGAGGGGGCGGCAAATGGCCACATAGCGGTCATACGCCATGGCAGCCAGGAAGAAGCTGTCTAGATCAccaaacatcagaaagaaatacatttgcgTGAGGCAACCCGTATAGGAGATGGTGTGATGCCGAGTCTGTATATTCACCAGCATCTTGGTAACTGTGGAGGACGTTAAACCCATGTCAACAAAAGACAGGTTGGCCAAGAAAAAGTACATGGGGGTGTGGAGGTGCAGGTCAGATCCAATGGCCAGGATGATGAGCAGGTTCCCAGTCAAGGTGACAAGATACATACACAAGAAAATTCCGAAGAGGGACTGCTGTTGCTCTGGAGATGACAATATTCCTCGGAGGAAAAATTCAGAAACGCTGGATTGGTTTTCCATGACTCTGCAGCATCTGGAGCTGAGGGAAGACAGTTAGATGCTAGATTTCATCTACAACTGCATGGGCTGACTCCAAAATCTCCCTTTAAGTTCATTATATTCCTAATCCTGACTTTATCTTCATTCTGACcctgcttcttttctctcttcctcaggGTCTCATTTTCCCCCTTTCTCCCCTCTTGCCCACTATTTAATCTTTTACACATAGAGTCGCCTCCCAATAGGGTCAGGGCATATTCTTCCTTGGCATGACCATGATCATGTTAGTTTCATTCTTGCAGTAGGCTGCCTACATGAGTAGACTGAGGTCAGCTAAATTTAACATTCTTTTGGGAGGTAGccaaaaaacccacacacaatTCTTAATTTTGACACATCCTCATTCATTTTAGTGTGAACGGCATATGAAGGACTCatgctgctttattttttcattatttcttttgaaaaagaaaatacgaAGTCCTGCATTTCTCCCTGCATTTGAGTTTTTGTCATTGGCATCATCATCACCCTGTAGCTAACGCATATTACATGTTAGCCACATATATGACAGGTTCTCTAATAAGTACTTTATGAAGATTGTTTCCTTTAATCCTTAAACAACACTAGGATGCAGAGATTGTTATTCTTACCCTTATATAAAAAAACTGAGTCTAAGGATGTTTAAGTAAATTGTACAAGACCCAGAGCTCATAAATATTTGAGACAGAATGCAAACCCACAGCATTGGTTTCCAGAGACTGCACCATCAGTCAATATAGATAGAAAGTAACTTTCTACGACCACATTTATATTTAATCCCTCAGTATTCTTAGTTTAACATATTTAGTCTCACTTGcctttactatattttatatgtgtcttTTACTGGAGAACAACGAAATTTAAGAACTAGATCGAACCTGAAAGATCACCTGGTCCAGAGATCTCAAGCATTGGTCTGTAGCCCATTTTATCATAATCAAGTGAGATGCTTATTTAAAATCCTGATCccggctgggggcagtggctcatgcctgtaatcccagcactttgggagactgaggcaggtggatctacctgaggtcagtagttcaagaccagcctgaccaacatgacaaaactctgtctctattaaaaatacaaaaattagccgggcgtggtggcacgtgcctgtaatcccagctacttggtaggctgaggccggagaatcacttgagcctgggagttggaggttgcagtgagccgagatcgtgccattgcactccagcctgggcaatacagcaagactccgtctaaaataaataaataaataaataaagataaaaatcataatCCCTACCTCAGACCTgtcaaatttaaatttctagGATACAATTTAGGTACctgtatttaaaaactaaaactgaaGCCTTCTCAGGTATTTTGAGGCTCAGTGAGGATTAAGAAAATTTTGCTTGGTCCAACTCCTCCCTTTGATTCAGATAAATAAGCTAAAGTTCAAAAGACTGAAGTGATTGAAAACGTTTACACTATGTCTTGGAGGAAGATATGGTATGAAAACCAGGGTATCAATGCTCTCAGacaggtgtttttaaaaatcagctatcttttcattttttgaattatttttgtcattaataTCTTACAGATCTAAATGTGTTTCTTTGTCCTGATTTATATTTAGAGTCTATACCTGAATAAAAAGTTATCTTCAAATTGATAGCTTTACTAAAGCACTGTTCGTATTCTGAAGTGGATAGCAACATCTGAGAACCATTGTATATGTATCTATCCCTGAACCCTACACTGACTGAAGAACATCTCAGGGTTTTACAACTTTTCTGAGGGATCTGAAGGCTACAATCCAAGTTTTCTCCCCTACTTCAGCACTTGATAAGGCACCCTCTGACAGGGCACATTCTAATAGCCATGTCCAGAAGGGTAAGAGATCCTCTTATGATTCAGCTGATTGTTTGTCTCATCAAGAGAAGGGCTACACAGTGACAGACAATGCCATGTTTTCCTGGCATGCAGACTCTGCCTTCAGCAAGCAAGTCCTTTCATTGAGGTTTTCAAAGGGACTGTCAGTTATTTTAGGGAAGAGCAGCATCTTTTTGATCATTTGTGTTGGCATATACTGCCTTGATCAGGCTATTTCCATGGAGGTTCTTTGATCTAGGGCACCAATTGCTTAACGTCAGAAAATTCCCCAAATCCTCAAAAAAGTGTCCAAAGCAGCCTAGCTTTTTACCTTCTGTCATATTTTTTGTCTCTACTCAAGCACCTTGCACCATCTCTTGCCCTattgtttggtttttctctttccctAGAAGGGTTTGTCATCCCTCATCCTATCTATGGCCTCATAAAAACTCTGTAGATCTTGAGACATCAATGGGGTTCTTCCAGAAACTTGGGGCAGTCCTTCCCTCTGTCATCCCAGGGTGATAAGGTCTCTTTACTTACCTCCACTGCCTCTTCATCTACTGTGTCAGCCAACAGGTAAGAGCTGGCTGGAACATGATGGACAGAGTATTCCAAACGTAGGACATGCCCACCTTTGACTGTCTCAAGTGATTCTGGTTACCACTACCCTGGTAATAGAGAAGAAGGCAAAGCAGATGTCCTTAATTTGAGGGAAGAGCTCAGATTCTTCCTGACAATCTTTGTGATGACATTAACTGAAATGAGGGTACAGGATCAAGAATAAtgaatacaaatggcaaacagctGGAAGCAGAAGTCAGGCTgataaaccaaaattaaaaatatatttaaggggGCTTaggggagggatggagagacTAAGATTGTAAATAAGAAATCCATGAGATGAATAAAGGACTGTAAAGCCAAGTTAAGGCCAGATCAATAGgggaggctggagcagtggcAGTTACATTCATCAGCTGGAAcagaaaaaatcagaaagaggAGTACTTGAGATGACCTGGGACACATTGCACTGTGATCCCACCTAACCAAGATCTCTGggacttttgaagttttttatgtttacattttgaaTCCTGAACCAATAAACTCAGAAACGGAGAGCTGCTGGCTTATCAGGCTACTACCAGGAGGGGGCTGAACGTATTACACTTGGGGCATCTACAGATACAGGGAGTCATGGGACAGAGTTCCCTAGTGCCCTGTTAGAGTTAACTCATAATTGCccaattttctctctgtttttcttagaCCAAATTAGTACAGTGctggctttatttaaaaattgggaagctttacttctttctctttgaaaagtGGGGGTGTTAAGATGTTATGGTATTTTTCATgcacgtctgtgtgaagagaccaacaaacaggctttgtgtgagcaacaaggctgtttatttcacctgggtgcaggcgggctgagtccgaaaagagagtcagcaaagggagataggggtggggccgttttataggatttgggtaggtaaaggaaaaagggaggttgttctctggcgggcaggaattggggggtcacaaggtgctcagtaggggagcttttgagccaggatgagccaggagaaggaatttcacaagataatgtcatcagtgaaggcaggaacaggccatttccacttcttttgtggtggaatgtcatcagttaaggcaggaactggccatctggatgtgtacgtgcaggtcacaggggatatgatggcttagcttgggctcagaggcctgacattcctgtcttcttatattaataagaaaaataatatgaaatagtGGTAGAGTGTTGGGACGGTGAAaattttttgggggtggtatggagagataatggacgatgtttctcagggctgcttcgagcgggattaggggcagcttgggaacctagagtgggagagattaagctgaaggaagattttgtggtaaggggtgacattgtggggttgttagaagaaacatttgtcatttagaattattggtgatggcctggacacagttttgtatgaattgaaaaactaaatggagaaaaacaggtattaaaggactaagaattgggaggacctaggacatctaattagaaagcgcctaaggaggttcagcatagccttgccagcaaagATTGTTTATTTAccttaagagttaagagtggcagtttggggataacaccaggagatatcagctgtgatggcttggagaaacagtgtaaattggcagtgtaaacaagagcagggcatgtgtgagtagttgagaatggtgaataggagtatgactagacagaagacagtagggatggcaagttttttggggcacagtccaagttggtctggtgtctggaatgagactggggcctaataaaaaggagcgtctatacagctcaaatgggctgtaccttgtagcatacggaggacaggcctgaattctgagaagggaaagtggtaaaagtattgtccagtcctttttaagttggtggctgagcttggtgaggtgtgtttttaaaagaccattagtctgttctacctttcctgaagactgaggactgtaagggatataaaggtttcactgaatactaacagcctgaaaaaatgcttggctgatttgactaataaaggctggtctgctatcagactgtatagaggaaggccaaaccgaggaattatgtctgacagaagggaagaaatgaccgtggtggccttcttagaccctgtaggaaaggcctctacctatccagtgaaagtgtctacctagacgaagaggtattttagtttcctgactcggggcatgttgagtaaagctaatttgccagtcctgggtgggggcaaatccctgagcttgatgtgtagggaagggagggggcctgaataatccctgaggagtagtagaatagcagatgcaacactgagaagttatttccttgaggatatagttccacgatggaaaggaaatgagaggttctaagaggtgggctagtggtttgtactatagcatagcctgcctttgctggt
The nucleotide sequence above comes from Nomascus leucogenys isolate Asia chromosome 8, Asia_NLE_v1, whole genome shotgun sequence. Encoded proteins:
- the LOC100592647 gene encoding olfactory receptor 1N1 is translated as MENQSSVSEFFLRGILSSPEQQQSLFGIFLCMYLVTLTGNLLIILAIGSDLHLHTPMYFFLANLSFVDMGLTSSTVTKMLVNIQTRHHTISYTGCLTQMYFFLMFGDLDSFFLAAMAYDRYVAICRPLCYSTVMSPQVCALMLALCWVLTSIVALTHTFLMARLSFCVTGEIAHFFCGITPVLKLSCSDTHINEMMVFVLGGTVLIVPFLCIVTSYIHIVPAILRVRTHSGVGKAFSTCSSHLCVVCVFYGTLFSAYLCPPSIASEEKDIAAAAMYTIVTPMLNPFIYSLKNKDMKGALKRLFSHRRIVSS